The following proteins come from a genomic window of Budorcas taxicolor isolate Tak-1 chromosome 24, Takin1.1, whole genome shotgun sequence:
- the LOC128068270 gene encoding skin secretory protein xP2, whose translation MSKQKLEKPQTRHVPTHCRGSADALFRGRARRPRAAGAAGGGGERGEVPGSGVGERRLQQHHRGDSQLASPPSAGRPAPSPEGQGVEGPPDAGCRGRRGSRGSGVPGPAFPRSQPPGDRPGRGAGGGAARPSPEGPVPAAPARGPAPGSAALPPLAASRGSLPAGRPPGRPPPGRQPAAPARLTSDRRALSAPLGGACPLRQGTAEGLLRTNAVRACAAPRPRRLRAPSPEPRAAAAPESRAGGARREPEAAQHLQLSECARAPRRAARGGRRGGCERAGAGPAPLSPEGPALARRRGAHWRPLPAERSPPAASFSSGRLRDL comes from the coding sequence ATGAGCAAGCAAAAACTCGAGAAGCCCCAGACACGTCACGTTCCAACACACTGCCGCGGCTCTGCCGATGCACTCTTCCGTGGACGTGCACGGCGCCCCCGGGCTGCGGGAGCCgcaggcgggggcggggagcGAGGGGAGGTGccggggtcgggggtgggggagcggcGGCTACAACAGCATCACCGTGGGGACAGCCAGCTCGCCTCGCCCCCCTCAGCTGGACGTCCAGCACCCTCCCCTGAAGGGCAGGGAGTAGAGGGGCCCCCTGATGCTGGATGCCGAGGCCGGAGAGGAAGCCGGGGCTCGGGGGTTCCCGGACCCGCCTTCCCTCGAAGCCAGCCTCCCGGGGACCGGCCGGGCCGAGGCGCAGGTGGCGGCGCGGCCCGCCCGTCCCCGGAGGGGCCGGTTCCCGCTGCCCCCGCCCGCGGGCCCGCGCCCGGTTCGGCGGCCTTGCCTCCGTTAGCCGCCTCCCGCGGGTCCCTGCCGGCCGGCCGCCCGCCCGGCCGGCCCCCGCCCGGCCGCCAGCCCGCGGCCCCGGCTCGCCTCACCTCCGACCGGAGGGCCCTGTCCGCTCCGCTAGGAGGGGCCTGTCCGCTCCGCCAGGGCACCGCTGAAGGTCTTCTTCGGACCAACGCCGTCCGCGCCTGCGCGGCCCCACGCCCGCGGCGCCTGCGCGCCCCGAGCCCCGAACCCCGCGCCGCGGCTGCGCCGGAGAGTCGCGCCGGGGGCGCGCGCCGCGAGCCCGAGGCGGCCCAACACCTCCAACTGTCCGAGTGCGCGCGCGCGCCGCGTAGGGCGGCGCGCGGGGGCAGACGGGGTGGATGTGAGCGCGCAGGCGCAGGGCCCGCGCCTTTATCCCCTGAGGGGCCCGCTCTCGCGAGAAGGCGCGGAGCCCACTGGCGACCCTTGCCCGCGGAGAGGTCGCCCCCTGCCGCGTCTTTCTCCAGCGGACGCTTGAGAGACCTGTGA